Sequence from the Hamadaea flava genome:
CCACTCGCGCCAGGTGACCCAGGCGTTCGGGGCGGCCGCCGTACGCGTGGCAGGTAGGTCGGGGCCGGACCCGACGACGGTGAAGACGAAACGCGGGTCGCCGGAGAGCGCCGCGATCGCCGTGCCGACGACCGGCGCGCCCTGGACCGGGGTGAACCGGCCGAAGAAGGCGACGTGGACCAGCTCGGTGTCGCGGGCCGGCCGGGCCGAGAACCAGGGCGCGGTCGCCTGCCGTAGCGCCTGGTCGGGCGAGGTGATCAGGTTCATCACGTCCTCCAACGAGCCCGCCGGTGTGACGTGATCGTCATGTCTGCGGTGCGAGACCGGGCCACAGGAAATTGTGATGGTTCAACTACTTACAACGCGTTTTCTGGCCGCTAGCCTGTCTGAAATGACCGAGCGGACCGAGAACACCCCATCCACCTCCCGCCGTACGCTGTTCGCCTCGGCGGGCGCAGTCGGCGCGGCGGCCCTGCTCACCGCCTGTTCGGCCGACGAGACGCCGGCTGCCGCCCCGACCACCGCCGCGGGCGGCGGCTCGACGGGCGCGACTGCCGGAGCCACCGGCGGCAGCACCGGCAACACTGGTGGCGGCGGCGCGGCGATCGCGAAGACCAGCGACATCCCGGTCGGCGGTGGCAAGGTCATCACCGCCGCCGGCGTGGTCGTCACCCAGCCCACCGCCGGCACCTTCAAGGCCTTCGACAGCATGTGCACCCACCAGCAGTGCCCGCTGTCCGGGGTGTCGAACGGCACGATCAACTGCGACTGCCACTTCAGCAAGTTCTCCATCACGGACGGCTCAGTGGTGAGCCCGCCCGCGACCAAGGCACTGGCCGAGAAGACGATCGTCGTCGACGGCGCCGACATCAAGCTCTCGTGATCCCCGCCGGTGGCGGGGCAGCGAAGCGATCTTGTCAGCCGTCCTGAGTAGGCTTGCGGCGTGGCCGATCCTTCGACGTACCGCCCCGCCACCGGCACCATTCCGGAGTCGCCGGGGGTCTATCGGTTCCGCGATCCGAGCGGCCGGGTGATCTACGT
This genomic interval carries:
- a CDS encoding Rieske (2Fe-2S) protein; amino-acid sequence: MTERTENTPSTSRRTLFASAGAVGAAALLTACSADETPAAAPTTAAGGGSTGATAGATGGSTGNTGGGGAAIAKTSDIPVGGGKVITAAGVVVTQPTAGTFKAFDSMCTHQQCPLSGVSNGTINCDCHFSKFSITDGSVVSPPATKALAEKTIVVDGADIKLS